In one Butyrivibrio proteoclasticus B316 genomic region, the following are encoded:
- a CDS encoding aspartate carbamoyltransferase regulatory subunit codes for MLNIGKIEEGFVLDHIQAGKSMQIYKHLGLDKLDSTVAIIKNAKSKAMGKKDILKIECDIDSLDLDILAYIDHNITVNVIKDGVIIEKRSLVLPKQITGVIKCHNPRCISSIEQELPQIFYLADENKEIYRCKYCDEKYSDGDAAAKG; via the coding sequence ATGTTAAACATAGGAAAAATTGAAGAAGGCTTCGTTCTGGATCATATCCAGGCCGGCAAGAGCATGCAGATATACAAGCATCTTGGCCTTGATAAGCTTGATTCCACAGTTGCCATAATCAAAAATGCCAAGAGTAAGGCAATGGGCAAAAAAGATATTCTCAAGATTGAATGTGATATAGATTCTCTTGATCTTGATATTCTTGCTTATATAGACCATAACATCACTGTGAACGTAATTAAGGATGGAGTGATCATAGAAAAAAGATCTCTCGTACTTCCCAAACAGATCACAGGTGTTATAAAGTGTCACAACCCTCGTTGCATTTCCTCAATCGAGCAGGAACTTCCGCAGATATTCTACCTTGCAGATGAAAACAAGGAAATTTATCGTTGCAAATACTGCGATGAAAAATACAGTGATGGAGATGCGGCAGCCAAAGGTTAA
- a CDS encoding class B sortase, whose translation MNKTVLKILRIIAIILCIGIIIYEAVRIYDDQKEYDVADEEYEELESMAVSWPKGEDESQIVEYPLLQIDFKKLEEINPDVVAWLYFPCLDISYPVVKENEVDEYIHLTFDGKVNKAGCLFEDVLSDSEFRGMHDIVFGHNMRNGSMFGSLKKLYANGNEHLLEDNPYVYVYTKDYVFQYRVFGYYITTVGSEAYKVVETSDSYDEFLDYIQQHSAYPRPADADLSGRPCLLTLSTCSGQSGSGKRFVVHTYKTAAWEK comes from the coding sequence ATGAATAAGACAGTGCTAAAAATACTGCGTATAATCGCTATTATCCTATGCATAGGCATTATCATCTATGAGGCAGTCAGGATTTATGACGATCAGAAAGAGTATGATGTTGCGGATGAAGAATACGAAGAACTTGAGTCCATGGCAGTAAGCTGGCCCAAAGGTGAGGATGAATCACAAATTGTTGAGTATCCGCTTCTTCAGATTGATTTTAAAAAGCTGGAAGAAATCAATCCCGATGTTGTAGCATGGTTGTACTTCCCATGCCTGGATATCAGTTATCCGGTGGTAAAAGAGAATGAGGTGGACGAATACATACATCTGACTTTTGATGGAAAAGTAAATAAAGCCGGCTGTCTTTTTGAAGATGTCCTGAGCGACAGTGAATTTAGGGGAATGCATGATATTGTATTTGGACATAACATGAGAAACGGCTCGATGTTTGGAAGTCTTAAAAAGCTCTATGCAAATGGTAATGAGCATCTTCTGGAAGATAATCCTTATGTTTATGTATATACAAAGGATTACGTATTCCAATACCGTGTATTTGGCTATTATATTACTACTGTGGGAAGTGAAGCCTATAAAGTCGTTGAAACGTCAGACTCTTACGATGAGTTTCTTGATTATATCCAGCAGCATTCTGCATATCCCAGACCTGCAGATGCTGATCTGTCAGGCAGGCCTTGTCTTTTGACACTATCGACCTGTAGCGGCCAGTCAGGGAGCGGGAAGAGGTTTGTTGTACACACCTACAAGACCGCTGCATGGGAAAAGTAG
- a CDS encoding RNA degradosome polyphosphate kinase, with translation MAKKKTNKEHDFENPKYYINRELSWLQFNERVLSEAEDKDNPLFERLKFLSISASNLDEFFMVRVASLKDMINADYKKLDIAGMTAKEQLTEVLTRVHDFVDEQYRIYNKELIPALLAKGLMICRADDLTVKDSEFVDRYFDEFVYPVLTPMAVDSSRPFPLIRNKTLNIAALLKKKEGKDDVDFATVQVPDVLPRILEIPGSDKDGAVRKVILLEDIIQKNVDKLFLNYDVITSSPYRVGRNADLSIDEDEAEDLLKEIEKQIKRRQWGQAIRLEVATGISKKLLKLITDELSVEDNEIYDIEGPLDLTFLMKMYKLEGFDDLKEHRYKGPSPVPEFRNDENLFDVISRGDVLMHHPYETFENVVKFVENAAVDPHVLAIKQTLYRVSGNSPIIAALAKAADNGKQVTVLVELKARFDEENNIVWAKMLEKAGCHVIYGLVGLKTHCKITLVVRREEDGIKRYVHLATGNYNDSTAKQYTDVGLFTCAPAFGEDATAVFNMLSGYSEPLGWNKLSLAPLWLKDRVLDLIKREEQHAINGEPARIVAKMNSICHKEVIAELYRASSVGVKIDLIVRGICCLRTGIPGVSDNITVRSIVGNYLEHSRIFYFENGGSPEYYCSSADWMPRNLERRVEILFPVENDRLRGKLRHILDVELADTDKAHVMNEKGIYVKVDCQKIDPSDRINSQKVFGDEAAKNSQVMNTQNTRVFIPEMKV, from the coding sequence ATGGCTAAGAAGAAAACAAATAAGGAACACGATTTTGAAAATCCTAAATACTATATAAACAGAGAACTGAGCTGGCTTCAGTTTAATGAGAGAGTTTTGTCGGAAGCTGAAGATAAGGACAATCCTCTTTTTGAGAGGCTTAAGTTTCTGAGTATTTCTGCAAGTAACCTTGATGAGTTCTTTATGGTAAGAGTTGCATCTCTCAAGGACATGATCAATGCTGATTACAAGAAGCTTGATATTGCAGGAATGACGGCCAAGGAACAGCTCACTGAGGTCCTTACAAGAGTTCATGATTTCGTAGACGAGCAGTATAGAATCTATAATAAAGAGCTTATTCCGGCGCTTCTTGCAAAGGGGCTTATGATCTGCAGAGCAGATGATCTGACGGTTAAAGACAGTGAGTTTGTTGACAGATATTTTGATGAATTCGTATATCCTGTTCTTACTCCTATGGCAGTTGACTCTTCCAGACCATTTCCTCTTATCAGAAATAAGACGCTTAATATTGCTGCGCTTTTGAAGAAAAAAGAGGGCAAGGATGATGTTGACTTTGCTACTGTTCAGGTACCTGATGTCCTGCCACGTATTCTTGAGATCCCCGGAAGTGACAAAGATGGTGCTGTTCGCAAGGTTATCTTACTAGAGGACATAATACAGAAGAATGTAGATAAGCTGTTTCTTAATTATGATGTAATTACAAGTTCTCCTTACAGGGTGGGTAGAAATGCCGACTTGTCCATAGATGAGGACGAAGCTGAAGATCTTCTCAAAGAGATTGAGAAGCAGATCAAGAGAAGACAGTGGGGACAGGCTATAAGGCTGGAGGTTGCAACCGGGATCAGCAAAAAGCTCCTTAAGCTTATTACAGACGAGCTTAGCGTTGAAGATAACGAAATCTATGATATTGAAGGACCTCTTGACCTTACTTTCCTCATGAAAATGTATAAACTGGAAGGCTTTGATGATCTCAAGGAACACAGATACAAAGGGCCTTCGCCTGTTCCGGAGTTTAGAAATGACGAGAATCTCTTTGATGTGATCTCAAGGGGAGATGTTCTGATGCATCATCCCTATGAGACTTTTGAGAATGTCGTTAAGTTTGTAGAAAATGCGGCGGTTGACCCGCATGTACTTGCTATTAAACAGACTCTTTACAGAGTAAGTGGTAATTCACCCATCATTGCAGCCCTTGCCAAGGCAGCGGACAATGGCAAGCAGGTAACAGTTCTTGTTGAGCTTAAGGCCAGGTTTGATGAGGAAAACAATATCGTATGGGCCAAGATGCTTGAAAAAGCAGGCTGTCATGTAATATATGGTCTAGTCGGACTTAAGACACACTGTAAGATCACGCTGGTAGTCAGGAGAGAGGAAGATGGTATCAAAAGGTATGTTCATCTTGCAACCGGTAACTATAATGATTCCACTGCCAAGCAGTATACAGATGTAGGTCTTTTTACTTGTGCTCCTGCCTTTGGCGAAGATGCTACTGCTGTATTCAATATGCTGTCAGGTTATTCAGAACCACTTGGATGGAACAAGCTATCACTGGCTCCACTATGGCTCAAGGACAGGGTGCTTGATCTTATTAAAAGAGAAGAACAGCATGCCATAAATGGTGAACCTGCAAGGATTGTTGCCAAGATGAATTCTATCTGTCACAAAGAGGTTATTGCAGAACTCTACAGGGCAAGTTCAGTTGGAGTTAAAATTGACCTTATTGTAAGGGGAATATGTTGCCTTAGGACAGGAATCCCGGGTGTCAGCGATAATATTACGGTCAGATCTATAGTTGGAAACTACCTTGAACATAGCAGGATATTCTATTTTGAAAATGGTGGAAGTCCTGAGTACTACTGCAGCAGTGCTGACTGGATGCCTCGTAACCTTGAAAGGCGTGTGGAGATTCTTTTCCCTGTTGAGAATGACAGACTTCGCGGCAAGCTGCGCCATATTCTTGATGTGGAACTAGCTGATACAGACAAAGCTCATGTTATGAATGAAAAGGGGATTTATGTAAAAGTAGATTGTCAGAAGATAGATCCATCTGATAGAATCAACTCTCAGAAAGTATTTGGCGACGAAGCCGCCAAAAATTCCCAGGTCATGAATACTCAGAATACGCGTGTGTTCATACCGGAAATGAAGGTTTGA
- the pyrB gene encoding aspartate carbamoyltransferase, protein MRHMMNPLDFSVEELEALFDVANDIENNMSAYSHKCDGKILATCFYEPSTRTRLSFETAMLRLGGKTLGFADAGSSSAAKGESVADTIRVISCFADICAMRHPKEGAPMVAASNSLIPVINAGDGGHQHPTQTLTDLLTIRSLYGKLGDFTIGLCGDLKFGRTVHSLINALTRYTGIHFIFISPKELKVPDYITEMLDSKGLTYEEVIKLEDVMPRLDFLYMTRVQKERFFNEEDYIRLKNFYILDKAKMELAKEKMFILHPLPRVNEISVEIDSDPRAAYFKQVQYGLYVRMALILTLLDMTDAHMNEGLLRTF, encoded by the coding sequence TTGCGACACATGATGAACCCTCTTGACTTCTCGGTTGAAGAGTTAGAGGCATTATTCGATGTGGCTAATGACATCGAAAACAACATGTCAGCCTACTCGCATAAATGCGACGGCAAGATCTTAGCTACATGTTTTTATGAACCAAGTACCAGAACAAGACTCAGTTTTGAGACCGCAATGCTCCGTCTCGGCGGCAAGACTCTCGGTTTTGCAGATGCAGGATCATCTTCAGCAGCCAAGGGAGAAAGCGTAGCCGATACGATACGTGTTATTTCCTGTTTTGCAGATATCTGCGCGATGCGTCATCCAAAAGAAGGTGCTCCAATGGTAGCAGCTTCCAATTCTCTCATTCCTGTTATCAATGCAGGTGATGGCGGACATCAGCATCCCACTCAAACACTTACAGATTTACTCACCATCAGATCTTTATATGGCAAGCTTGGTGATTTTACTATCGGCCTTTGTGGCGATCTTAAATTCGGACGTACTGTCCACTCTCTTATTAATGCTCTTACCAGATACACCGGTATTCATTTTATTTTTATTTCCCCCAAGGAGCTTAAGGTTCCTGACTATATAACTGAAATGCTTGATTCCAAGGGTCTTACCTATGAGGAAGTCATCAAACTTGAAGACGTTATGCCTCGTCTTGATTTCCTGTACATGACACGAGTTCAGAAGGAGCGTTTCTTCAACGAAGAAGACTACATCCGTTTGAAGAACTTCTATATACTCGATAAAGCCAAGATGGAGCTTGCAAAAGAAAAAATGTTCATTCTTCATCCTCTTCCAAGGGTTAACGAAATATCAGTTGAGATTGACAGCGATCCAAGAGCCGCGTATTTCAAGCAGGTTCAGTATGGTCTCTATGTGAGAATGGCACTTATCCTGACACTTCTCGACATGACTGATGCACATATGAATGAAGGGCTTTTGAGAACGTTCTGA
- a CDS encoding Ppx/GppA phosphatase family protein: protein MTGEVFAAIDVGSYEMALKVFELSLENGVRELDHVRHRMDLGSETYATGRISHRHVDEIIRILCDFRKIMKSYGVTHYHAYGTSAVRETRDIEVVRDLIERRTGIHIDILSNSEQRFLDYKSIALKHAKFKDIISKPTAIVDIGGGSIQISLFEKDTLVATQNLRTGVLRLHTTMEYVHATRLKYMDLVSELVNSQLSVFSKLYLKDNSIENIIIIDDYVSPLVQRYKKDTDTPGFVTKQEYMGFLEQANQVSDIVVAKKLNIPEDHVPLLYVSGVIIKCILDATNASNIWAPGITLCDGIAYEYAEKKNFIRSPHDFEQDIVACAQNISKRFMGSKSRRETLQKIALNIFDNTRELHGLSQRDRLLLNIATILHDCGKYISVVYLGDCSFNIIMSTEIIGLSHLERLIVANVVRYNHEDFEYFGSQSPYLEGLSKEDYLRVAKLTALLRIANGLDRTHKQKFKDVKVSLTGDEMIINVDTKADITLEKGLFDNRAAFFEEVFGIRPVIRQKKM from the coding sequence ATGACAGGAGAGGTTTTTGCAGCAATTGATGTAGGATCCTATGAAATGGCGCTTAAGGTGTTCGAACTGTCTTTGGAAAATGGCGTAAGAGAGCTTGATCACGTTAGACACCGCATGGATCTTGGAAGTGAAACCTATGCAACGGGTCGGATATCTCACAGGCATGTAGATGAGATAATCAGGATTTTGTGCGATTTCAGGAAGATCATGAAGAGTTATGGGGTGACTCATTATCATGCCTACGGCACAAGTGCGGTCAGAGAGACCAGGGATATTGAGGTAGTTCGCGATCTTATAGAACGAAGGACAGGGATACATATCGATATTCTCAGTAATTCAGAGCAGCGCTTTCTGGATTACAAGTCAATTGCGCTCAAACATGCCAAATTCAAAGATATCATTTCAAAACCTACTGCTATAGTAGATATAGGCGGTGGCAGTATTCAGATCTCGCTTTTTGAAAAGGACACCCTGGTTGCAACTCAGAATCTCCGCACAGGAGTTTTGAGGCTTCATACGACCATGGAGTATGTTCATGCCACCAGACTTAAATATATGGATCTTGTTTCCGAGCTGGTAAATTCCCAGCTGTCTGTTTTTTCCAAATTGTATCTCAAGGACAATTCAATAGAAAATATCATCATAATCGATGACTATGTATCACCACTAGTCCAGAGGTACAAAAAAGATACGGATACTCCGGGATTTGTCACCAAGCAGGAGTATATGGGATTTCTTGAGCAGGCAAATCAGGTCAGCGATATTGTTGTTGCCAAGAAACTTAACATTCCGGAAGACCATGTGCCGCTTTTGTATGTATCAGGAGTTATCATCAAGTGTATTTTGGATGCGACAAATGCCTCAAATATCTGGGCTCCGGGAATTACTCTCTGCGACGGTATAGCATATGAATATGCTGAGAAAAAGAACTTCATCAGATCTCCACATGATTTCGAACAGGATATTGTAGCCTGCGCTCAGAATATCTCCAAGAGATTTATGGGCAGCAAATCCAGAAGAGAGACTCTTCAGAAGATTGCTCTTAACATTTTTGACAATACACGCGAGCTTCATGGACTATCTCAGAGAGACAGGCTTTTATTAAATATCGCTACCATCCTTCATGACTGTGGTAAGTATATAAGCGTTGTATATTTGGGAGACTGCTCTTTTAACATCATAATGTCTACGGAGATAATTGGTCTTTCTCATCTGGAGAGACTGATCGTAGCTAATGTTGTAAGGTATAACCATGAGGATTTTGAGTATTTCGGCAGTCAAAGCCCGTATTTGGAGGGACTATCCAAGGAGGATTACCTGAGAGTTGCCAAGCTGACAGCTCTTCTGAGAATTGCCAATGGTCTTGACAGAACGCACAAGCAGAAGTTTAAAGATGTTAAGGTGAGCCTTACCGGCGATGAAATGATAATAAATGTTGATACCAAGGCGGATATTACCCTTGAAAAGGGCTTATTTGATAACAGAGCAGCATTTTTTGAAGAGGTCTTTGGAATAAGACCTGTCATCAGACAAAAGAAAATGTGA
- the pheA gene encoding prephenate dehydratase has protein sequence MDLQQLRVEIDDVDRQIVELFEKRMDIASKVADYKIATGKKVFDREREAQKIKAVRELASSDFNKVGVEELFSQLMSMSRKLQYQKLASAGASGRLPFISIDSIDKAGSRVCYQGAEGAYSEMATKEFFGENVNCFHVETFRDAMSVLEEGSADYAVLPIENSTAGVVSEVYDLLTEYENYIVGEQIIEIRHCLMGIPGAKLSDIKTVFSHPQSLMQSSRFLNEHSDIQQISMKNNAFAARKVSEDKDITQAAIASRAAAEIYGLDIIQEGINQADSNSTRFIIVANQKVFLKGAHKISLCLEIPHEAGSLYHIMSHFIYNNLNMTKIESRPIEDKDWEYRFFIDFEGNLEDSSVRNALRGLREEARMMKILGNY, from the coding sequence ATGGACTTACAACAGCTTCGAGTAGAAATAGATGATGTGGACAGACAGATTGTTGAATTATTTGAAAAGAGAATGGACATAGCTTCCAAAGTGGCAGATTACAAGATTGCCACAGGCAAAAAGGTTTTTGACAGAGAAAGAGAAGCACAGAAGATCAAGGCAGTGAGAGAGCTTGCTTCTTCTGATTTTAACAAGGTTGGAGTTGAAGAACTGTTTTCACAGCTTATGTCCATGAGCAGAAAGCTTCAGTATCAAAAGCTTGCAAGTGCAGGTGCATCCGGAAGGCTTCCTTTTATTTCGATAGATTCGATAGACAAGGCAGGTTCCAGAGTGTGCTATCAGGGTGCTGAGGGAGCCTATTCAGAGATGGCCACCAAGGAGTTTTTTGGTGAGAATGTTAACTGCTTTCATGTAGAGACCTTCAGGGACGCAATGAGTGTACTTGAAGAGGGAAGCGCAGATTATGCTGTTCTTCCGATTGAGAATTCTACTGCAGGTGTAGTTAGTGAGGTGTATGACCTTCTCACTGAGTATGAGAATTATATAGTAGGTGAACAGATAATTGAGATAAGGCACTGTCTTATGGGCATTCCGGGAGCTAAGCTCTCAGATATAAAGACTGTTTTTTCCCATCCACAGTCTCTTATGCAGAGTAGCAGATTCCTGAATGAACACAGTGATATTCAGCAGATCAGTATGAAGAACAATGCCTTTGCGGCAAGAAAGGTTTCTGAGGATAAAGACATCACTCAGGCAGCAATTGCAAGTCGCGCTGCAGCGGAGATTTATGGCCTTGATATTATTCAGGAAGGCATCAATCAGGCAGATTCTAATTCTACCAGATTTATTATTGTGGCTAATCAGAAAGTCTTTTTAAAGGGAGCACATAAGATTAGTCTTTGCCTTGAAATTCCGCATGAGGCAGGATCTCTTTACCATATTATGTCGCATTTCATATACAACAATCTCAACATGACCAAGATAGAATCAAGGCCTATTGAGGATAAGGACTGGGAGTACAGATTCTTCATTGACTTTGAGGGAAATCTGGAGGACAGTTCTGTGCGAAATGCGCTTAGGGGGCTTAGAGAAGAAGCCAGGATGATGAAAATCCTTGGAAATTATTGA
- a CDS encoding DUF5050 domain-containing protein has product MRGRTILAFVIVTLVIAAVVTFTILDKRVPRDPSDHGNSAGNLHNGGLFFEMDGKVYFSNPYDSDCLYSMNPDETNPKRLTSMRVKYISGANGFLYFYMDSTKKSGSVGGLGTVTNQYGIYRCKINGTDQTCLLRDFCGEMQLCGEYLYYVTKLEGGALHKIRVDKKNKSLVAPEPISPVCYDRGIIYYTGVSSDHYIHAMNTQAGDAISDVLPGHLFFPVVQGNYLYYMNGDSNYSLWRTNLMNGETEVITSERLDFYTLDDQHVYYAYAGGENSALKMCDLDGYGKTVLFEGVTNSLNVTSQYLYFKVYGQDEVVYHMPLNGTNQISVLTFD; this is encoded by the coding sequence ATGCGAGGACGAACTATTTTAGCATTTGTGATCGTTACACTAGTCATTGCAGCTGTAGTGACTTTTACTATCCTGGACAAGAGGGTTCCAAGAGATCCTTCCGACCACGGCAATTCTGCCGGCAATCTTCACAATGGCGGCCTGTTTTTTGAAATGGACGGAAAGGTTTATTTTTCTAATCCCTATGATTCTGACTGTCTCTATTCCATGAATCCTGATGAGACAAATCCCAAAAGACTTACCAGTATGCGCGTCAAATATATAAGTGGTGCTAATGGCTTTCTCTACTTCTATATGGATTCCACCAAAAAGTCCGGCTCTGTTGGCGGTCTCGGCACTGTTACCAATCAATACGGAATATACAGATGTAAAATTAATGGCACAGACCAGACATGTCTGCTTAGAGATTTCTGCGGAGAAATGCAGTTATGCGGAGAATATCTGTACTATGTCACCAAGTTAGAAGGAGGTGCCCTTCACAAGATCCGTGTAGATAAAAAGAATAAATCTCTTGTAGCTCCTGAACCGATTTCTCCTGTTTGCTATGACAGAGGGATAATCTATTATACAGGTGTTTCATCGGATCACTATATTCACGCAATGAATACCCAGGCCGGAGATGCTATAAGTGATGTGCTTCCGGGTCATCTCTTTTTCCCGGTCGTGCAAGGAAACTATCTCTATTACATGAACGGCGACTCCAATTACAGTCTCTGGCGTACCAATCTCATGAATGGGGAAACTGAGGTCATTACATCAGAGCGTCTTGACTTCTATACCCTAGATGACCAGCATGTTTACTACGCTTATGCAGGCGGCGAAAATTCAGCCCTCAAAATGTGCGATCTCGACGGATATGGCAAAACTGTTCTTTTTGAGGGAGTCACAAATAGTTTGAATGTAACATCACAATATCTGTATTTTAAGGTTTACGGACAGGATGAAGTGGTGTATCATATGCCATTGAATGGAACAAATCAGATTTCAGTTTTAACCTTTGACTAA
- a CDS encoding CAP domain-containing protein, with amino-acid sequence MKKFKKVFAVSMALVLAFTFIACGATADSSIDDQAAVRGLDEGAGEIWIDDEAIALAGSAASSQAALDACTAVFNIMNQDRVARGLSALVWSDALTNAAQVRANEITSVFSHTRPNGTDFWTVDSNVQYGENLAKLYQSADSVYTAWMNSPTHAANIMDGGYKTVGIAICQTGDGSWYWAQEFGY; translated from the coding sequence ATGAAAAAGTTTAAGAAAGTATTTGCCGTTTCAATGGCACTTGTATTAGCGTTCACTTTCATAGCTTGTGGTGCTACTGCAGATTCATCCATTGACGATCAGGCTGCTGTCAGAGGCTTGGATGAGGGCGCAGGCGAGATATGGATCGATGATGAGGCCATTGCTCTTGCAGGATCTGCTGCATCAAGTCAGGCTGCTTTGGACGCATGTACTGCAGTATTTAATATTATGAATCAGGATAGAGTAGCAAGAGGTCTTTCAGCACTTGTCTGGAGCGATGCACTTACAAATGCAGCTCAGGTTCGTGCTAATGAGATCACTTCAGTATTCTCACATACCAGACCAAATGGTACAGATTTCTGGACTGTAGATAGTAATGTTCAGTACGGTGAGAATCTTGCCAAGTTGTATCAGTCAGCTGACAGTGTTTACACAGCCTGGATGAATTCACCAACACACGCAGCCAACATCATGGATGGTGGTTACAAGACAGTTGGAATCGCAATCTGCCAGACTGGTGACGGAAGTTGGTACTGGGCACAAGAGTTCGGATATTAA
- a CDS encoding DNA polymerase Y family protein: MNTLTNYADNYTNIIFHIDVNSAFLSWSAVKKLKDEPGSIDLRTVPSAVGGDVKSRHGIITAKSIPAKKYGIVTGEPVVKALQKCPELILVPGDFNTYREYSRAFIEIISKYSPIVQQVSIDEAYIDMSGTRKLFADSESAEYPYPLNIARLIRDEVRNTLGFTVNVGISSNKLLAKMASDFQKPDKTHTLFPEEIETKMWPLPIGDLYGCGKSTASRLYSVGIRTIGDAANADPLFLISILGENGGSYIYTSANGIGSTDVSGHYEDAKSYSNETTLSSDLTADSYDKEIVPVLKHLSASVSRRLKRDHVYGQTVTVSVKTGNFKRHSCQMQVTDLIDDELKIYEYAKILSDKLLLGDNGLFTKGEVVRLVGVGVSKIDDGSYRQMSLFDMMPASGKPRDTYTESSDGKTNTDNDNFSESKFERQKKLDKMSEAIDSRYGKGTIFKGSSLK, encoded by the coding sequence ATGAATACCCTTACTAATTATGCAGACAACTACACAAATATTATTTTTCACATAGACGTTAATTCTGCCTTTCTGTCCTGGTCTGCAGTAAAAAAGCTTAAGGACGAGCCTGGGAGCATAGATTTAAGGACAGTTCCATCCGCAGTTGGAGGAGATGTAAAGAGTCGTCACGGTATTATTACAGCCAAGTCAATACCTGCCAAAAAATACGGAATTGTTACCGGTGAGCCTGTTGTTAAGGCTCTTCAGAAGTGCCCTGAACTCATTCTTGTTCCGGGTGATTTTAATACCTATAGGGAATATTCCAGGGCCTTTATAGAGATAATCAGCAAGTACTCTCCAATTGTTCAGCAGGTTTCAATTGATGAGGCTTATATTGACATGTCCGGCACCAGAAAACTCTTTGCTGATTCAGAATCTGCAGAGTATCCTTATCCCTTAAATATAGCGCGCCTTATCAGAGATGAAGTCAGAAACACTCTGGGGTTTACAGTAAACGTAGGCATTTCCAGCAACAAACTCCTTGCCAAGATGGCCAGCGATTTCCAGAAACCTGACAAAACTCACACTCTTTTCCCTGAAGAGATAGAGACCAAAATGTGGCCACTACCTATAGGTGATCTCTATGGTTGCGGCAAGTCAACTGCTTCAAGGCTTTATTCTGTCGGAATAAGGACAATTGGTGATGCAGCAAATGCTGATCCCTTGTTTCTCATCTCAATTCTTGGAGAAAACGGAGGCTCATATATTTACACAAGCGCAAACGGAATAGGAAGTACCGATGTCAGTGGGCATTATGAAGATGCCAAGAGCTATTCAAATGAAACCACTCTTTCCTCTGATCTTACAGCAGATTCCTATGATAAAGAGATTGTACCTGTGCTAAAGCATTTGTCAGCCAGCGTTTCAAGGAGACTTAAAAGAGATCATGTCTATGGGCAGACAGTCACAGTAAGTGTTAAAACAGGTAACTTCAAGCGTCACTCTTGTCAGATGCAAGTTACTGACCTTATAGATGATGAACTCAAAATATATGAGTACGCCAAGATTCTGTCAGATAAACTACTTCTGGGGGATAATGGTCTTTTTACAAAAGGTGAAGTTGTACGACTTGTTGGAGTTGGCGTCTCCAAAATCGATGACGGCTCCTACAGGCAGATGAGCCTTTTTGATATGATGCCTGCATCCGGCAAGCCCCGGGATACTTATACCGAGAGCTCTGATGGCAAGACGAACACAGATAACGATAATTTCTCTGAAAGCAAATTTGAAAGGCAGAAAAAGCTTGATAAAATGTCTGAAGCAATAGATTCCCGCTACGGAAAAGGGACAATATTTAAAGGGAGCAGCCTCAAATAA